In Nymphaea colorata isolate Beijing-Zhang1983 chromosome 5, ASM883128v2, whole genome shotgun sequence, one genomic interval encodes:
- the LOC116255259 gene encoding uncharacterized protein LOC116255259, with protein MSWIMNSIESRIAPTIAYYTKARDMWSFLKKTYSHATNVIKILQLEEELCNIRQGDQDLSQYFAMLTAACERLKALRPPCKHCYASHFETGMVAKFLSWLSSEYSVAKSQILTGSDLPDLADTYNKLSRLAVTLSQPTHDIPVSALVISGGRGHSSFASTRGVAWWRENIIGKRPSSSNAPSSQATASMVEFPTSAPSYSLNLSKEEYDLVLAQRSSLALYSAFTIGAPTTDPGMNLQTGKTIGGGYEREGLYFLSTPVNVAASSFTSKPTPLQWHLRLGHPSVSKLCRMFPDIPASESFLCEACQLGKHTRSRFPSSQSPSSKSPFDLLHVDVWGPSRVSFRSRFWYYIVFVDDFTRASWFDQVMSSHTIPSSHHQALLDSRWKQAMQEEMDDLLSRETWDLVDPPLDYDVVGSKWAFTIKYHSDGSIEQFKARLVAKGYTQTYGVDFFETFFTSGKVRYYSPNYLSRSSAGLASFPA; from the exons ATGTCGTGGATCATGAACAGTATAGAGTCTCGTATCGCTCCAACGATTGCATACTACACCAAAGCTAgagatatgtggtctttcttgaagAAGACATATTCACATGCTACTAATGTTATTAAGATCTTGCAGTTGGAAGAAGAACTTTGTAACATACGGCAAGGTGATCAAGACctatcacaatattttgctaTGTTGACTGCTGCATGTGAGAGGTTAAAAGCTCTTCGTCCACCGTGCAAGCACTGCTATGCATCTCATTTTGAAACTggtatggtggcaaagtttTTATCTTGGTTATCTTCAGAgtactctgtggcaaagtctcaaatccTCACAGGTAGTGATCTTCCAGACTTAGCAGACACATATAACAAGCTGAGTCGCCTCGCTGTCACTCTTTCTCAGCCTACACATGACATACCAGTCTCcgcacttgtgatatcaggaggaaGGGGTCATAGTTCTTTTGCTAGCACGAGAGGAGT GGCATGGTGGAGGGAGAACATTATAGGAAAGAGGCCTTCTTCGTCTAATGCACCTTCCTCACAAGCTACAGCTTCTATGGTTGAGTTCCCTACCTCTGCTCCATCATACTCTCTCAACTTAAGTAAGGAGGAATATGATCtagttcttgctcagaggtccTCCCTTGCACTCTACTCAGCTTTCACTATTGGTGCCCCGACCACTGACCCAGGTATG aacttacaaactgggaagacaaTTGGTGGCGGCTATGAACGGGAGGGACTCTACTTTCTCTCTACCCCAGTCAATGTCGCTGCATCAtcattcacatcgaagccaactcctttgcagtggcatctcagactgggccATCCCTCTGTGTCCAAACTTtgtcgcatgtttccagatattcctgcatcagaaTCTTTCCTATGTGAAGCATGCCAGTTAGGCAAACATACACGTAGTAGGTTTCCctcgagtcagagtccatctaGTAAGAGTCCTTTTGATTtacttcatgttgatgtttggggtcccaGTCGGGTTTCTTTTCGTTCACGTTTCTGGTATtacattgtttttgttgatgattttaccAGAGCcagttgg tttgatcaaGTTATGTCTAGTCACACTATCCCATCATCTCACCACCAAGCCTTGTTAGATTCTCGATGGAAgcaagctatgcaggaggaaatggatgatCTTCTctctcgggagacttgggacttggtggaTCCCCCACTAGATTATGATGTTGTCGGCTCCAAATGGGCATTCACtatcaaatatcattctgatggttccATTGAGCAATTCAAAGCACGCCTTGTTGCAAAAGGttatacacagacttatggggttgacTTTTTTGAGACGTTTTTCACCAGTGGCAAGGTTAGGTACTATTCACCTAATTATCTCTCTCGCAGTTCAGCAGGATTGGCCTCTTTTCCagcttga